DNA from Kitasatospora herbaricolor:
GGAGCAGCGCTGCGACGGCGCGCGGTCGAAGTTCGGCGGGCAGTTCCAGACCCTGTACGTGGACGGCGTCAACATGCCCGACGCCAGAGCCGCCATGTCCGCCAAGCTCCAGGCCGACCCGGCGCTGGACACCGTGCTGACCCTCAGCGCCCCGGTGGCCGCCACCGGCCTGCAGGCGATCCAGGACGCCCGCCGCCCGGTCGAGCTGGACACCTTCGACCTGGGCACCCAGGTGGTGGCCGGCCTGCAGGCCGGCACCGTGGGATTCGCCGTCGACCAGCAGCCCTACCTGCAGGGCTACGAGGGCGTCGACCTGCTCTGGCTGTACCGCTACAACCTGGACGTCCTCGGCGGCGGCAAGCCGGTGCTGACCGGCCCGCAGGTGCTGACCAAGGACGACGCGGCCGCGCTCGCCCAGTACGTCGCGAGGGGCACCCGATGAGCACCCCGGCGCCGCCCGCCGACGTGCTGGCCACCGAACGCCCGCCGGCCGTCCGCCGGCTGCTGGGCCGCCCCGAGATCGGCGCGCTGATCGCGGCGGTGGCGGTGTTCCTGGTCTTCTCCGCCGTCGCCGACAGCTTCCTGCGGACCTCCTCCTTCGGCACCGTGCTGTACGCCGCCTCCACCATCGGGATCATGGCGGTGCCGGTCTCGCTGCTGATGATCGGCGGTGAGTTCGACCTGTCGGCCGGGGTGCTGGTCACCACCGCCGCGCTGACCTCCTCGATGGTCTCCTACCAGCTCACCGCCGTGACCTGGGTCGGGGTGCTGGTCTCGCTGCTGGTCGTGCTGGCCGTCAGCGCCTTCAACGGCTGGATGCTGAGCCGCACCCGGCTGCCCAGCTTCATCGTCACCCTCGGCACCTTCCTGATGCTGACCGGCGCCAACCTCGGCGTCACCAAGCTGGTGACCGGGACGGTCACCACCAAGCCGATCTCGGACATGGAGGGCTTCGCCTCCTGCCGGTGGCTGTTCGCCTCCGAGATCACCGTCGGCGGGCTGACCGTCAAGGCCACCGTCTGGTGGTGGCTGGGCCTGCTGCTGGTCGGCAGCTGGGTGCTGCTGCGCACCGCCTTCGGCAACTGGATCTTCGCGGTGGGCGGCGACGCCGCCGCCGCCCGCGCCGTCGGCGTGCCGGTCGCCCGCACCAGGACCGTGCTCTACCTCGGGGTCGGCTTCTGCGCCTGGGTGCTGGGTCAGCACCTGCTGTTCTCCTTCGACACCGTGC
Protein-coding regions in this window:
- a CDS encoding ABC transporter permease, whose amino-acid sequence is MSTPAPPADVLATERPPAVRRLLGRPEIGALIAAVAVFLVFSAVADSFLRTSSFGTVLYAASTIGIMAVPVSLLMIGGEFDLSAGVLVTTAALTSSMVSYQLTAVTWVGVLVSLLVVLAVSAFNGWMLSRTRLPSFIVTLGTFLMLTGANLGVTKLVTGTVTTKPISDMEGFASCRWLFASEITVGGLTVKATVWWWLGLLLVGSWVLLRTAFGNWIFAVGGDAAAARAVGVPVARTRTVLYLGVGFCAWVLGQHLLFSFDTVQSGEGVGNELIYIVAAVIGGCLITGGYGSVAGSALGALIFGMTSKGIVYAEWNPDWFKFFLGAMLLLAALLNAWVRRRVERGTSR